Part of the Eubacterium sp. 1001713B170207_170306_E7 genome, GCGATTTTGACCTGATCATCTGCGGCAAGCAGACGACCGACGGCGACACCGCGCAGGTCGGCCCGGAAATGGCTGAATTTTTGAGCATTCCGCATGTTACCAACGTTGGTAAAATATTACAGGCCGATGAAAAGGGCCTGACAGTGCAGATGAACATGGAGGACACGGTTGAAATCCAGCATGTGCCTTATCCCTGTCTGATCACTGTTGACAAAGACATCTATACACCGAGACTGCCCTCCTACAAGCGCAAGCTTGACCTTGAAAAAACACAGGAAATCAAGGTTCTGACCCTTAAAGATATGTACGACACCGATGAAAAGAACTATGGCTTAAACGGCTCCGCCACCCAGGTGGAACGGATTTTCCCACCGGAAAGCAATGTGGAGAAAACCACCTATGAGGGTGCTGGAAAAGAAGTGGCCCAGGCGCTGTACGGCATTTTGGCTGAAAAGAAATACGTGTAAAGGGGAGAGATAAAATGGCTGGAATTAAAGTAATCAATGAAAACTGCGGACAGGAGATTTTCGATCAGTTCAATGAAATTTGTCCATTCGGGGCCTTCACTTTTGAAGAAAACAAGCTGGAAGTAACCGCTGCCTGTAAGATGTGCAAGCTGTGCCTGAAAAAGGGCCCAGAGGGCTATGTGGAGCTGGAAGAGGATGAAAAGGAAGAGATTGACAAGAGCAAATACCGCGGCGTTACCGTCTATGTAGACCATGTGGAAGGCAAAATCCATCCGGTAACCCTGGAGCTGATCGGAAAGGCCAAGGAGCTGGCCGCTGTCATCGACCATCCGGTATACGCGTTGTTTATCGGCCACAACATCGGTGATAAGGCCAAAGAGCTGCTGCATTACGGCGTCGATAAGGTTTTTGTCTATGACGATGCCCGGCTGGCGCATTTCTCCATTGAGCCTTACACCAACGCTTTTGAGGACTTTATCCGCAAGGAAAACCCGTCCTCCATCCTGGTGGGCGCGACCAACGTGGGCCGTTCACTGGCCCCGCGCGTCGCGGCCCGGTTCCGCACCGGTTTAACCGCGGACTGCACCATCCTGGAAATGAAGGAAAATACCGATTTGGTCCAGATTCGTCCGGCCTTTGGCGGGAATATTATGGCCCAGATCGTCACCGAAAACAACCGCCCGCAGTTCTGTACAGTGCGCTATAAGATTTTCTCAGCGCCGGAACGTTCCGATGAGGCCAGGGGTGAGATTGTGAATATGGCATTGGAAGAAAAACGTTTTGCCTCCGCCATTGAGGTTCTTGAGATCATCAAAAAGGAAAAGGGCTTTGACATCTCCGAGGCCGATGTGATCGTCGCGGTTGGCCGCGGGGTCAAGAGTGAAAAGGACCTGCCAATGGTGCAGGAATTCGCAGACGCCATCGGCGCGAAAATGGCCTGTACCCGCCCGAACATCGAGAATGGCTGGTTCGACCCGCGTCTGCAGATCGGCCTGAGCGGCCGTACGGTTAAGCCTAAGCTGATCATCGCGGTGGGTGTGTCCGGCTCTGTCCAGTTTGCCGCGGGCATGCAGAACTCCGAATACATTGTGGCCATTAATAATGATAAGAACGCATCCATCTTTAACATCGCCCACTGCGGCATTGTCGGCGACCTGTATGAAGTTCTCCCTGAGCTGATGGAAGAAATACGAAACAATAAAAATGTGAACGAAACCCTGGAAAGTGAGGCTGTATAACCATGGATTACAAAAAAGTTGATGAAAAGGACGTTGAATATTTAAGAACCCTGGTGGACGCGGACCGCATCCTGGTAGGGGATGAAATCTCTGAGGACTACAGCCATGACGAGCTGGGCACTGTTGCCAATTACCCGGAAGTGCTGATGCGCGTGCTCTCCACCGAGGAGGTTTCCGCCATCATGAAATATGCCTATGAACAAAACATTCCTGTGGTGGTCAGAGGCTCGGGCACTGGCCTGGTGGGCGCCTGTGTGCCCATCTACGGCGGCATCATGCTGGAAACCACGCTGATGAACAACATCCTGGAGCTGGACACTGAAAACCTGACCGTGACCGTGGAACCCGGCGTGCTGCTCATGGAGCTTTCCAAATTTGTGGAAGATAACGACCTGTTCTACCCACCGGACCCGGGTGAAAAATCAGCGACCATCGCGGGCAATATTTCCACCAACGCCGGCGGTATGCGCGCGGTAAAATACGGCGTTACCCGTGACTATGTCCGCGGCCTTACCGTGGTCATGCCAAACGGGGAAGTGCTGGAGCTGGGTGGAAAGATCGTTAAAAACAGCTCCGGCTACAGCTTAAAGGACCTGGTCATCGGCTCTGAGGGCACCCTGTGCGTGATCACCAAAGCAGTGCTCAAGTTGCTGCCTCTGCCCAAGAAAACCCTGAGCCTGCTGGTACCCTTCGATACCTTTACAGACGCGGCGGCAGTGGTGCCGAAGATCATCAAATCCAAGGCCATCCCAACCGCCATCGAGTTTATGGAACGCCAGACCATCCTCTTTGCCGAAGACTTTTTAGGCAAGAAATTCCCGGATACCAAGAGCAACGCCTATATCCTGCTCACCTTTGACGGCAACACGAAAGAACAGGTGGAAGCCGAGTATGAGGTGGTGGCAGACCTCTGCCTGAACGAGGGCGCAAAGGATGTGTATATCGTGGATACCGACGAGCGCAAGGACTCTGTCTGGAGCGCCCGCGGCGCTTTCCTGGAAGCCATCAAGGCCTCCACCACCGAAATGGACGAGTGTGACGTGGTGGTACCGAGAAACCGTGTGGCGGAGTTTATCAACTACACCCACGACCTTGAAAAAGAACTGAACATCCGGATTCCAAGCTTTGGCCATGCCGGCGACGGCAATCTGCACCTTTACATCTGCCGCGACGAGCTGGGCGAAAAGGAATGGGAGGAAATGCTGGACACGGCCATGGATAAGCTCTACGCCAAATCCCTTGAGTTTGACGGGCTGGTTTCCGGCGAGCATGGTATCGGCTATGCCAAACGGAAATACCTGTTTAACGACTACGGCGAATATGAAATGGGTCTGATGGACGGCATCAAGCATGCCTTTGACCCGAAGAATATTCTGAACCCTAAAAAAGTCTGCCAGATGTAAGGGGTATGGAGATGAACAACACGTATGGTCTCTTCATATTGGCGCTCATCCCCATCATTTGGTTGATTGTTTCACTGGGTGTGATGAAAATACCAGGCCACAAGGCCTGCCCGGTGGCCCTGGTGATCACCCTGGTTCTCAGTATAATTGTCTGGAAAATGCCGGTGCTTGACAGCTTTACCGGGGCCCTTGAGGGCATTGTCATGGGGCTTTGGCCCATTGTGTACATCATCATCGCGGCGGTGTTCACCTATAACCTCACCACCTATTCGGGCAGTATGGAAACCATTAAAAACATGATGACCGGCGTATCCTCGGATAAACGCATCCTCGTACTCATACTGGCCTGGGGCTTCGGCGGCTTTCTGGAAGCCATCGCGGGCTTCGGTACCGCGGTGGCCATTCCGGCCGGCATTATGGCCTCCCTTGGCTTTAACCCCATCTCGGCCGCGGTCATGTGCCTGATCGCCAACACGACGCCAACGGCTTTCGGCGCCATTGGCCTGCCGGTCACCACGCTGGCCCAGGTCACGAATCTGGACGTCATGCAGCTGTCCTTTACGGTTTCTGTCCAGCTTTTTGTGCTCATACTCATCATTCCCTTTGTACTGGTGATGCTTACCGGCGGCGGCCTCAAGGCCGTCAAGGGTGTGTTTGGCATCACGCTGCTCTCCGGTCTGGCCTTTGCCGTTCCCCAGATTTTTGTGGCAAGGTTCCTTGGCGCAGAGCTTCCCGCCATTGTGGGATCGCTGTTCTGTATGGGCGTGACCATTCTGGTTGCTAAGAAGTTTTACAACAAGGAAGAAGCTGCCGGGGCTGTGAAGGTCCCCCTTAAAACTGCCTTCATGGCCTGGCTGCCCTTTATTCTGGTTTTTGTTTTTATCATTCTCTGTTCATCGCTGTTCCCGTTTATCAGCGGGCCGCTGAACAGCATTAAAACCGCTGTCCCCATTTATACCGGCGCGGGCGCAAAGCCCTACACCTTTGCGTGGATCGCCTGTCCCGGGACCCTGATCATCCTCGCCACCTATCTGGGCGGCCTGCTGCAAGGGCTAAAATTTAAGGAAATTTCCGTCGTGTTTGGCAAAACCATCAAACAGATGGGAAAAACAGCGATCACGGTTTGTTCCATCGTAGGCCTGGCCAAGGTCATGGGCTACAGCGGAATGATCACCTCCATCGCCATGGTACTGGTGGCCGTTACAGGCGGCTTTTATCCCCTTATCGCGCCCATCATCGGCGCCCTCGGTACCTTTGTGACCGGGAGCGATACCTCGGCCAACGTCCTTTTCGGCGAGCTGCAGGTACAGGCTGCGGATTCCATCGGGGCAAGCCCCTTCTGGATCGCGGCGGCCAATATGGCTGGCGCCACAGCTGGAAAAATGATTTCACCCCAGAGTATTGCCGTTGCAACAGCGGCCACTGGGTTAATTGGTCAGGAGGGCAAGATCCTAACCTCGACCATGAAGTTCTGCGCGGTGTATGTCGTGATTATCGGCATCGTAGTATTCTTCGGAGGCCCGCTTTTAGGCTTCTGATAAAACCGTATAACTATTTTTACCTGAGAGAAGGAACCGCCCAGCGCAACGGACGGTTCCTTTTCTTTTTATGGCTTTTTTACGCAGCGCCCCTGCTTTTTAATCCCATCTTTACAGAGAAGAACCTATAATAAGAAACAACAAAAATCTTATCAAAGTGAGGAAGTATCAAGTTGAAAACAAGCGTGAAGAAAACAGCGGTCATAGTGGGGTGCAGCCAGATGGGCGCCCGGCTGGCAATGTCTTTATCGGATAAGGGCTATAAGGTTGTGATCATGGACAAGGATTACCAGGCCTTTGAAAGGATCGACCCGCATTTTCTGGGAACAGAGTTCCTGGGCGATGGCCAGGATCTGGCAGCGCTGCGTTCTTTAGGGGTTGACAATATCAAGCTTTTCGTGGCAGCGACCGGAAATGATGCCGATAACCTTGCCCTGTCACGCAAGGCCGAAAGGCTCTACCACCTGGGCCGTGTCTACGCGAGATTGAGCCGAAGCCGCAGCCGTGAACAGCTGAAACGCTGTGCTACAGACCATGCTTCGGCCGTATAGCCCGCTGGAGGATAAGAGGAAAAACCATGAAAACTAAGATTTTTAAAGGCGTGGCTACTGCGCTGGTGACCCCCATGAAGCCTGACGGGTCCATCTCTTATGACACCCTGTCCGGGTTGATCGACTATCAGCTGAAGCACCACGCCGACGCGGTGGTGGTCGGCGGCACCACGGGTGAGTCCGCCTCGCTTTCAGAAAAGGAACTGCTGGAGCTGACCGCGTTTACCGTCAAGGCTGTGAGAGGCCATATCCCGGTTATTGCCAATATGGGCAGCAACAATACCGCCCATAGCGCAGCACTGGCCGGCCGACTGGAAAGGCTTGGAGCCGACGCCCTGCTTTCGGTAACACCCTACTATAATCAGGCTTCACAGCAGGGGCTCTACGAGCATTTTAAGGCAGGGGCAGCGGCTACCGGGCTGCCCGTTATTCTGTACAATGTGCCGTCCCGCACCGGGGTCAATATTGCCGTGGATACCTATAAGCGTTTGTCTGAGATTGACAATATCGCAGCGGTCAAGGAGGCCAGCGGCAATTTCAGCCAGATGGCGCGGATTGCTGCCGAATGTGGCGACGCGCTGAGTATTTACTCGGGCAATGACGACCAGATCGTCCCCGCTCTGGCCCTGGGGGCAGAGGGTGTTATCTCGGTGCTGTCCAACCTGATCCCCGAGCAGGTCCACCAAATCTGCGCCAGCTATTTTGAGGGCAACGTAGGCAAAAGCCGTTATTTCCAGCTGTATTACCTGGAGCTGGCAGAGGCCTTGTTTTCAGACGTCAACCCCATTCCTGTCAAGCAGGCCCTTAATGATATGGGGCTGAACGTGGGCAGCTGCCGCCTGCCGCTGTGCGATATGGC contains:
- the lctB gene encoding lactate dehydrogenase subunit LctB, which gives rise to MKTLVCIKQVPGTSNVEVDPETGVLIRDGIESKMNPYDLYALETALRLREDLGGTITTLSMGPMQTKEVIYESFYMGADDGCLLSDRKFGGADVVATSYTLAQGAKKLGDFDLIICGKQTTDGDTAQVGPEMAEFLSIPHVTNVGKILQADEKGLTVQMNMEDTVEIQHVPYPCLITVDKDIYTPRLPSYKRKLDLEKTQEIKVLTLKDMYDTDEKNYGLNGSATQVERIFPPESNVEKTTYEGAGKEVAQALYGILAEKKYV
- the lctC gene encoding lactate dehydrogenase subunit LctC, yielding MAGIKVINENCGQEIFDQFNEICPFGAFTFEENKLEVTAACKMCKLCLKKGPEGYVELEEDEKEEIDKSKYRGVTVYVDHVEGKIHPVTLELIGKAKELAAVIDHPVYALFIGHNIGDKAKELLHYGVDKVFVYDDARLAHFSIEPYTNAFEDFIRKENPSSILVGATNVGRSLAPRVAARFRTGLTADCTILEMKENTDLVQIRPAFGGNIMAQIVTENNRPQFCTVRYKIFSAPERSDEARGEIVNMALEEKRFASAIEVLEIIKKEKGFDISEADVIVAVGRGVKSEKDLPMVQEFADAIGAKMACTRPNIENGWFDPRLQIGLSGRTVKPKLIIAVGVSGSVQFAAGMQNSEYIVAINNDKNASIFNIAHCGIVGDLYEVLPELMEEIRNNKNVNETLESEAV
- the lctD gene encoding lactate dehydrogenase subunit LctD — translated: MDYKKVDEKDVEYLRTLVDADRILVGDEISEDYSHDELGTVANYPEVLMRVLSTEEVSAIMKYAYEQNIPVVVRGSGTGLVGACVPIYGGIMLETTLMNNILELDTENLTVTVEPGVLLMELSKFVEDNDLFYPPDPGEKSATIAGNISTNAGGMRAVKYGVTRDYVRGLTVVMPNGEVLELGGKIVKNSSGYSLKDLVIGSEGTLCVITKAVLKLLPLPKKTLSLLVPFDTFTDAAAVVPKIIKSKAIPTAIEFMERQTILFAEDFLGKKFPDTKSNAYILLTFDGNTKEQVEAEYEVVADLCLNEGAKDVYIVDTDERKDSVWSARGAFLEAIKASTTEMDECDVVVPRNRVAEFINYTHDLEKELNIRIPSFGHAGDGNLHLYICRDELGEKEWEEMLDTAMDKLYAKSLEFDGLVSGEHGIGYAKRKYLFNDYGEYEMGLMDGIKHAFDPKNILNPKKVCQM
- a CDS encoding L-lactate permease → MNNTYGLFILALIPIIWLIVSLGVMKIPGHKACPVALVITLVLSIIVWKMPVLDSFTGALEGIVMGLWPIVYIIIAAVFTYNLTTYSGSMETIKNMMTGVSSDKRILVLILAWGFGGFLEAIAGFGTAVAIPAGIMASLGFNPISAAVMCLIANTTPTAFGAIGLPVTTLAQVTNLDVMQLSFTVSVQLFVLILIIPFVLVMLTGGGLKAVKGVFGITLLSGLAFAVPQIFVARFLGAELPAIVGSLFCMGVTILVAKKFYNKEEAAGAVKVPLKTAFMAWLPFILVFVFIILCSSLFPFISGPLNSIKTAVPIYTGAGAKPYTFAWIACPGTLIILATYLGGLLQGLKFKEISVVFGKTIKQMGKTAITVCSIVGLAKVMGYSGMITSIAMVLVAVTGGFYPLIAPIIGALGTFVTGSDTSANVLFGELQVQAADSIGASPFWIAAANMAGATAGKMISPQSIAVATAATGLIGQEGKILTSTMKFCAVYVVIIGIVVFFGGPLLGF
- a CDS encoding NAD-binding protein is translated as MKTSVKKTAVIVGCSQMGARLAMSLSDKGYKVVIMDKDYQAFERIDPHFLGTEFLGDGQDLAALRSLGVDNIKLFVAATGNDADNLALSRKAERLYHLGRVYARLSRSRSREQLKRCATDHASAV
- the dapA gene encoding 4-hydroxy-tetrahydrodipicolinate synthase; this translates as MKTKIFKGVATALVTPMKPDGSISYDTLSGLIDYQLKHHADAVVVGGTTGESASLSEKELLELTAFTVKAVRGHIPVIANMGSNNTAHSAALAGRLERLGADALLSVTPYYNQASQQGLYEHFKAGAAATGLPVILYNVPSRTGVNIAVDTYKRLSEIDNIAAVKEASGNFSQMARIAAECGDALSIYSGNDDQIVPALALGAEGVISVLSNLIPEQVHQICASYFEGNVGKSRYFQLYYLELAEALFSDVNPIPVKQALNDMGLNVGSCRLPLCDMAPADAGRLLKCLQKYGLCHFSERSKEKRFHTRRRLSLISGVF